The following are encoded in a window of Oncorhynchus mykiss isolate Arlee chromosome 11, USDA_OmykA_1.1, whole genome shotgun sequence genomic DNA:
- the LOC118936390 gene encoding LOW QUALITY PROTEIN: kinesin-like protein KIF27 (The sequence of the model RefSeq protein was modified relative to this genomic sequence to represent the inferred CDS: inserted 1 base in 1 codon) codes for MGEVCVRVAVRVRPLFPKKVLHNHQLCVVPDTVQVMLGSDRXTPLDRRHGQVYKSCVKPLVASLVYGSNATVFAYEQTGSGKTCTLGGGHVASLPEEESGIIGRVAADLFVLLGERRAADARAAVDVRVSYMELYQEELRDLLEVQTGNKELHVREDDRGNTVVARETVNTSAEELLSVLEAGNALKHTGPSQMNGRSSRSHAIVTLQLTKDDHDNGSLRSSKLHLVNLSGSERAARTRNTGLLVLGNVILALSNPHFPIAATTMCRTPRIVRDSLGGSAHTLIVACVSPSHHSFAETLSVLQFASWPCYVKNQPGLCPARACFGWQPGEARVGELEQEVQTLREALREKDKTRRGIALSDSTKQATQEERDERGAALVEESQYRCLAQDAAFLLEKLQNSTRSPALQQRLQEWLERHRELSHSGHTGYQQPVGGAGDESQQITILQLRRELKNCQDTLAIDKQVFDLRESELEQV; via the exons atgggagaggtgtgtgtgcggGTTGCGGTTCGGGTCAGACCGTTGTTTCCCAAAAAGGTGCTCCACAACCACCAGCTGTGTGTGGTGCCCGACACCGTCCAGGTGATGCTGGGTAGCGATC CCACGCCTTTGGACCGACGGCACGGTCAGGTTTACAAGTCCTGTGTCAAACCTCTGGTGGCATCTCTAGTTTACGGCTCCAATGCTACAGTGTTCGCCTATGAACAAACCGGGTCTGGAAAGACATGCACCCTTGGTGGGGGACATGTAG CATCTCTGCcggaggaggagagtgggatCATTGGTCGGGTTGCagcagatctgtttgtgctcttgggggagaggagggctgcGGATGCCAGGGCTGCGGTAGACGTTAGGGTGTCCTACATGGAACTGTACCAGGAGGAGCTCAGGGACCTGCTGGAGGTCCAGACTGGCAACAAGGAGCTGCATGTCAGAGAGGATGACAGGGGTAACACTG TTGTGGCAAGAGAAACTGTGAATACCTCCGCTGAGGAGTTGCTGAGCGTCCTGGAGGCTGGCAATGCCCTGAAGCACACTGGCCCCTCTCAGATGAACGGGCGCTCCAGCCGCTCTCATGCTATCGTTACCCTACAGCTGACGAAGGATGACCACGACAATGGCTCCCTCCGCTCCTCTAAACTCCACCTGGTGAATCTGTCTGGGTCAGAGCGGGCTGCACGCACCAGGAACACAGGCCTGCTGGTATTGGGCAACGTCATCCTCGCACTCTCCAACCCGCACTTTCCAATCGCCGCCACAACCATGTGCCGTACCCCGCGCATCGTCCGGGACTCACTGGGCGGCTCTGCCCACACACTGATAGTGGCCTGCGTCAGCCCTTCCCACCACAGTTTCGCAGAGACGCTGAGTGTGCTTCAGTTTGCCTCATGGCCATGCTACGTGAAGAACCAGCCTGGGTTGTGTCCTGCCAGGGCGTGTTTCGGCTGGCAGCCTGGAGAGGCTCGTGTGGGGGAGCTGGAGCAGGAGGTCCAGACTCTGAGAGAGGCACTGAGAGAGAAGGATAAGACAAGGAGAGGGATTGCTTTGAGTGACAGCACCAAACAGGCCACTCAGGAGGAGCGGGATGAGAGGGGGGCGGCTCTAGTGGAGGAGTCCCAGTACCGCTGCCTTGCACAGGACGCTGCCTTCCTATTGGAGAAGCTCCAGAACTCCACCCGGAGTCCTGCTCTGCAGCAGCGTTTGCAGGAATGGCTGGAGAGACACAGGGAGCTTAGCCACTCCGGCCACACTGGCTATCAACAacctgtggggggtgcaggggaTGAGTCTCAACAGATCACCATCCTCCAGCTCAGACGTGAGCTCAAGAACTGCCAG GATACTCTGGCTATAGACAAGCAGGTGTTTGACCTGAGGGAATCTGAGCTGGAGCAGGTGTAG